The Punica granatum isolate Tunisia-2019 chromosome 4, ASM765513v2, whole genome shotgun sequence sequence TTCTGGATGCCTCGGGGCATTCCTATGGCAAATAAAAAACACGGGAAATGCATTtccttgaaaaaaaatttccgaCTGTATTATCGTATTCGAAAGTCCGACGGATGTCGATTAATTTAGTTTGAATCGAGTGGATATTGTGAAATCCTCCCGATCAATGATTTTCTCGATTTACAAAGAACTCGAGCCCGAAAACAATCCTTAATATTAGCGCATTTCCGTGGAAATTAGTTAATgggtaattaattttttggtaatatttatttaataattatttcccGGTGAAGAGCTGATCTCTTTGAAGTGACGTATAGTTCTCCAATGGCGGTGGatagtttctctctctagtcTCTTTTTAGCCCTGACGAATCTCTGATGTCTCTAATCTCTCGCCGGAGTTAGTGCGTCTCGTTGATCCGAGATCGGTTTCCGGCGTGCAAAGCGGCGTCTGCGTGCGGCTtgttctccttcttcttcttgttcgaTGGTCCGTGCGGTGGGGAGGTTCGACTGAGGGCGCATTCGTTTAGGTCGATCGGGGAGCTGAAGGTCGGGGAGGGAAGCAAGATGAATGGCAACGCGAACAGTGTGGTCGCCAGCAGTGGAAACGGATTCGGGAGCTCGGAGAGCGAGTTCCTGTGGAGGCATCACAGGCACGAGCCATCGGATAATCAGTGTAGCTCCGCACTCGTCAAGCACATCAAAGCTCCCGTTCATCTCGTAATCTCTCTCCCTTCCTCTCCCTCTAGCTGCTCGGCCTCCGTATTTGTGATTGTCCGTACATCGATTCCGTACTAGTGCCTGCCACGGATTTGCTTACATCTCTGTCTGCGGCCGTTTCGAGTAGTTTTAGGTCTTCCTGTTGATGGATTGGCGATCGATTAGGTTGGGAGTTGTCTCTAAGACGTTTCCGCAAGTGGTAACCCGTCCGCAAAATGACACTGTTTTTCTGCATATTCTCTTTCGCTTTAGGTTTTGCACAGTCACTTCTATGAGCGAGTTGTCGTTCCTTTGGAAGTATTGACAATTGTAAAGATTTGACAATGCATGATGTCTCACCTATTCTACACTGGCATGTCTTTGTTCTTGATCTGTGTGTCTCCACTTATCGGTTATTAGCAGTTTTTCGATTTGATAGTTGATCGTTcggcttgctttgtttgcctCGCTCGGGGATGAGATGAGAAGATTCTCGTCAATATCTGTTAATTTCGGTCTGTAAGCTCTGCCGCTTTGGCTTTTAACGGTAGGTCCTTTCTCTTGGGTTGGGACTTTAATGAGGAGACTGTTAGGAACCAAAATGGAACTATCTAATGTGTTCTGTACTTTTTCTGACTGCTAAAATGGGCAAAATGTTCTGCTGAAATTGTTTGTGTGGAAGGTGGGCAGTGAGTAATCAGGTCTAGTTTGTAAGTTTGATTCCTGAGAAAACATAATGATAAAAGGGGGGCAGAGGATTTTGTGCTCCCCTCAATATATTGATGCAAAGATATATGATGCTGAAGACTTAAAAACGCGCGCACACGCACAAGACGCTCATGAGGTATCCTTATCAGGAAGAATTAGTCCTGATAGGATATCATCGGGAATATTCCTGAGAGATACTTCTTTGGATTTAATTCAGGTCTGGTCTCTGGTGAGAAGATTTGATCAACCGCAGAAGTACAAGCCATTCGTCAGCAGGTGTGTCGTGCGAGGAAACCTTGAAATCGGGAGTCTTAGAGAAGTTGACGTCAAGTCAGGGCTTCCAGCCACAACGAGCACTGAGAGGTTGGAACTTCTGGATGACAATGAGCATATACTGAGCATCAGGATCGTTGGCGGGGATCACAGACTCAGGGTACGTTACATGTCTTTCTTTTATCAATGCTCTCTCTTATTTCCTCTTTCGATAACGTTCGCCCTTTATAGCAAATAATTGGGTCTTTCATTTCTCCTCGTTACTTCACCATTTCTTACCAGCCAAAAGAACGTCTATACCTCATGCTTGCATATCAAATTATAAGTTCTTCCGCTGTTTCAGTTGTGcattctatatttttttcgggAAAAGTGGTGTTGCATTTCATTAACTCAAGCAAATATGTCTAGAGTATATCGATTACATCACTAATCCAAAGCTCAACAACTTAACAGCAAAAGCAGCATTCTATATTTTCAAGTATCCCTTTGTAAATCAAACAAACAGTTCTACTTTGGGCTCCAGCTTATTTTTTATACTTTACGTGATAATGTGATTTGCATGAATATGTTGCAAATTAATGAAGTAAATACTGGTTTTTGGAAGATGCAGTAATTCTTGAACATCCAAGCTGCTAGGTGCCAATCTTGACAATGGATTGCTATGTGATATCTCTACCGATAGTAAACTTCAGAAAACTATAATTTTATCGTATTGCAAATTCAAAGGTAGATATGTGTATGCCTACATACTTATAGGATTTATAATTTTACTCTTGACTTGTCAAGCAGTATACTCTTAAATTTGGTTATCTTGAAATTTTTCCTCTTACCAGGTATTTATGTTTCATAGTTTCATGGGAaacataattaatattatagtTACAATAGTGGAATCAGGAGTTTCTACATGGAGAATAGTGATGAGATTCTTATCCACAAAGTGATGCATGAAAGAGTTTTTCTCCATAAAGTGACGAGTGATGGAGATTTTCTAGCACCACATCTCTTTTGACAGTTGATTGCACTTGAATTAATGAACTTTTCAGATTTTTTAAGATAAAAGGGTCCTTTCATTCAAGATTAGTTGGGGTTGAACAGTACATGGTGCCCATTTCTTGGTCGGCTTTTTTGCTTAATTACGTAGCTAGACAGATATAAAGTACCATCATATGGTTGCTTTCTTTGGGTGCTGAATTTGCCATAATATTTTAAAGTCTTAAGCTACCTGCCCACAAGCTccataatgaaaaaaaaaaaaccttggTTTACTTTTGGCTTGATTAAGCACATCATATGTCTTGTGGAAGTACTTAAATGTCTTCTGTGTGACAGAATCATTGATTACTTGGCATTTCCATTCCCTAGTGAGTACACCGTTGAAATTTGGTCGGTGACAAAAAcgttttcatatattatttgGATAAACTGAGCTAATAATAaggtattttatttcaattgtaACTTCATCAGTTCCAGTACTCAGCACTTCAGGCAAGACATCTAGGAATAATGGGCGAATTGTTGATTTTGCATGATATTGATTTTAAAACATTGCAGTAGGAGAATTCCTGGATTCTGTTATTCAAACTCATGTCGATATTGTACTGCAATTCGTGTTTTCTTTTAATCACATCTGGTTGAATTTTGATGGGTGTAATACTGGGAACGATGTACGCATTCCTGACTTTGAAGGAGCAGCTCTGACTGCTCATTTTTGGGTCACCTTTTGGTTGTATGTATGTGGGAACTCCTAAATGACAGACAATTATGacgcgtttgatttcagagttaaaaataactttgattttaattttgattttgattgtggaaaaagacaaatgagatgggattataaatttgacttgggaaacgcgtgtttttgttgtgtagtgtgttgagttaaagttaaagttaaaatttttgacttgaaaaatgtgtgtttttgttgtgtagtgcgttgagttaaagttaaaattttttttattgtgaatCCAAACAAGCTTTAGATTCGGAGGTCCATATTGGGTTTAGATATTGCTGTATAAAAAGCTTCTGATCTTCCCcttgaaaatttcattttattttattctatttttctcGTTCCTTCCAGAATTACTCTTCCATCATTTCCCTCCATCCCGAGATCATCGAGGGAAGACCTGCGACCCTAGTCATTGAATCGTTTGTAGTGGATGTGCCTGAAGGGAACACCAAGGATGAGACCTGCTACTTCGTTGAAGCTCTGATCAGGTGCAACCTCAAGTCTCTGGCGGATGTCTCAGAGAGGCTAGCCGTGCAGGACCGCACAGAGCCAATCGATAGGATCTAGGAAAGACAAAAACAAGGTGGGGAACGAGAAGAtgtggattttctttttaagggGGTGTTGCCATGGATGAAGCTTCCGAGGCTGGAGACAGACTGGCACCAGCCGCTCGTTCCATCTTTCTCTGCTTATAGATCTAATTAGTACCACGACATTATTCTTACAGTTTTCGACCTGTTAACTTGCCTTttgtgttaaaaaaaaaacaaaaaaagaacaaagaacATTATGTGCTACAGAGCTAGGCTCCTATAATGGTCTTATATTGCTGAGGAGGTCGATGATATCTCGATTGATGGACGATAAAAGATAGGCTCCTTGATCCCCATACCTCGAGATTTTTGTATGTTGTATGTTTGATGGTACTGTATGGAGTGCTTGATTTTATTGTGTACATTTAGTCTCTAGCATCTGAGAGTATGTGGATaaaatcatcatcatataataaATTGTACGAGAGGGGGTTccttgtttttctttcttctgccTTATTTCTGTTGGAATGTATTAGTAATTTCAATTTGATAGCTGATACCCTAATCAGGGCCTTGtccttttccatctttttttttttttcctttctaaaCACAGTTCTTAGAGTGTGACTTCGATGTTCCATGTTGTCCGCTGTATAAAATCCTCGACTATGACATGACGAATCGGCTAAAGATTTCTACCTTTGGCCTTTTGCTTGGGGACTGATCATAAGCCGTCTCTTGATCTTTTGATGTTTGTGCAGCTTAAGGCGGATGATAGACAAGCAATTTGACTCATTGACTTAGGCACAGGGCCATGGATGGTCTTTCCTTACCCAACACGGGCCCATTGCGGCTGGCCAGCCCAAGGTTTTGGGCCCAAGAGATGGACCTGGACTTGCGCACGTGGGAATGGTCCCAACGGATTTCATCCTTAGGGTGGGCCGAGTGGGGGCCCAACTAGTCCCATAAGCTAACCAAATTGGACCGTGAGTCCAAAACATGGGCCTCATGTCGCCCTAATCTTTGGTCCTGGCGTTAGGCGCAATAGATCTTCTTGTGTAccaaatatatttcaaaatggaaaattaatGAGCTTCCTGTCGCACGCGAGCAATGCAATGTTGGTTACTTAAAATCTGTCAGTCATCTGCACACGCTACTCATATTGAAAGGTTTCAACAGGTTAGCTCAGATCAGGCACGACAGACTAATCTTCAGAACTTCCAGCAGTACCAAAATCACGCCAGGAAGTTTCCTGACCATTCGTTTATTATACGGCAGTGGCATCAACATCGTACTAACTCTAAACAGCAGTTTcgaaacaaaaaattaactaGAAGCGGGTATagttcaaaattttttgcCAGGATCGGCTGCATATTGAATGTCCCGATCCCCTGATGGTACAGAAATTAACTACTTGCTCTAGGATGATATTTTTATGAGAGAGGAGCTGCTTCAGAAGAATATTGCAGAAGGAGATATGGTACATCTTTTGAACAGGGAGACATTGAGGGGGGGAAAAAGAATTGCAAGATGTGTTAAGTATAAACAATTACCTGTATGCTTCTAAATTACACGCTGTGCAATGCTGCCCTCTCTTGCTTGGTGCCCTTGGCAATGACTTTAACGCGAATTTTTACGGCATTCTGATTTTCCTCGTGTGTTATTTCCTTTCTGTTTATTGGACAGCCGTCAACTCCCCCAATAACTCAGCAGAAGAAAGAGGAATAACTATTCATGCCAACACGAGGTCGCccgcttcttcttcttgttcctGTTGTTCTGACATGCTGCCTTCCCGATAGGGGTGGAGTATGCGCTTTATTTCTTCTGCGCTTAAGGTCTCATACTCCAAAAGAGCATTTGCAAGTGCATGTAAAGCCTTCTCATGCTGAAAATATGTGCATCAACACTCTTAAGAGGTGCCAAGTTTTCCGATAAAGAGATTTCTGATGCAAGTGATCactaataaaaaatgatttgATTGCATAGGATTTTGCAGTAGATACATAGAGAAGAACGGACCTTCCTCAACAGAGCCTTCACGCGGTCATATGCGTCCCTTAGTAGCTTCACCACCTGCAATAGATTTTTGAAATTAGTATCACAGCCAATGTCCATATGTATTCTAGAAAGCTCATTGTCCATCAGAAAGTCATACTTCGGCATCGATACGAGATTGCATCTCTGCACTAGGTCGCTCTTTAATATGAATTGGACCAATCGCATTGCTCATCCCACAGTTTGAAACCTAGCAGGAAAGACATTCACAGAGCCAGCAatcaattagaaaaaaaaaaaaatgcaggaCAGGTTCTAAATCACACACATTCACATTAACTTCAAAAAGCAAGTTAAAGAAATCAGACAAGTACCATATACTGTGCTAGCTCGGTAGCTGTCTGGAGATCACTACTTGCTCCAGTCGTGACATGGTCTAGCCCAAATATAAGCTCCTCGGCAACTCTTCCTCCCATGCAAACATCGAGTCGGGCTAATAATTGTTTCTTGCTAACTGATGTCTCATCACTTGAAGGGAGCTGAGTGACCATTCCAAGAGCTGATCCACGGGGCATAATTGTGGCTTTGTGAATTGGATGTGCCCCATCAGTATTGAATGCAACTATCGCATGGCCACTCTCATGATATGCAGTGAGCTGAAAATGATGGATGATATATACAGTCAGTGTGCGAAGGTCTACTCAAACTATAAATGGAAACCCAACAATATCAAGGTTGCTGGTCAATACCTTTTTCGATTCTTCTGATATGAACATCGTTTTCCTCTCGGTGCCCATAATTATCCTATCCTTAGCAAATTCTAACTGCGTAGATGCTAGTTTATCTGCTCCGTCGACTGCAGCTTTGATGGCAGCAATATTCACCAAATTCGCAAGATCTGATGGAAGGCACGGAAGAACTTGCCATCATTAAGAAATTCATGAAGAGAACACAAAAATAGAAGAGATACTTTTCCGATGAATAATGGAAGAAAGGCCACCTGCCCCATTAAAACCAGGTGTACCACGAGCTATTGCTTTAACATCCACATCATCAGCCAATGGCTTATCTTGTAGATAGAGCTCTAGTATCTCCTGACGACCCTTTACATCTGGATTTGGAACTACAATCTAAAATTGAAAGTTaaatcagttttttttttcatcatgAACTCAAAACTATCCAAGATGCTTGATGTAATGAGTTCTAGTAATCACAACTGGACGAACCATTCAATGCtgaaaaattttgaagtaCAGAAACAAATTATAAAGAGAGCGCTCAAAACCAACATAGAAAATAGCATGATGAATTGGTATAAAAATAACTTGATGTTTGCTCTCTACTTTCCAGTGACTACTTTAGAAGAGGGAGGAGACGATGTTAGTATTGAAAGGCAAAGAAATCTAAGATGAAAAATCCTCAGAAAATGGCAtcaaataagaaaatcaaGGAATACATAAACTAGTCATTATGGAAATTCTTAGGTAGATTAAAGAACTCTTACATGGCGGTCAAATCTACCAGGCCTTGTCAATGCAGGATCCAAAATATCAGGAAAATTCGTTGCACCCATCAGTATAATTCCCTGAAATCCAAGACACAGTAAGATAAGCTGAAACAGGACGCAACTACAATTAACTGAATAAAGGTATACCTCATTTTGTTCAAAACCATCCATTTCGACAAGCAATTGATGCAATGTTTTCTTCGTATGACCTTCCCATTGTTTTCTAGTAGAACCAACTGCATCTATTTCATCGATGAAAATGATACAAGGAGCCTGCGAAACATTGAAGTGAAATCAATGAGATGATCCTAAAGGTATTTCCATCAAATCTGGTTACTTGTTGAGAGAGTCATCACTTAGTCAACTAAAAGGAAGTCATGGTTCAGAAGGCATCTATCCAATGAATTTGTGATTTTCCAATTGGTGCGATCACTCTTCCACTTCCAATATTTTGGATATAGTTAGCAAAGAATACACCATATTATGCATAAAAAATGGTCAAGAAAATTGCCTCAAGAGGCAATAACCTTTTTTTTCGCTGCTTGGAACAAGGATCTGACACGACGAGCTCCAACCCCGACAAACCTGTGTAATTAAACATGGGTTGATCTAGTGAGTTGTTGAAACGGGAATAAAAAAACTCGACTAAGTACTTCAGATCATAGAAAAAGACAGGAGTCAGTTGCTCAGTTGCCACTGAAACATGTCTGATGGATGCAGCATGACATTCATGGTTCAACAACGACGGAAGACATTTTACAGCATTATATGCCAGAGAACCTCTGAACTCATCTAAAaaagtatattatatacagtAGGTTTTACATATCAGATAACAGATTGCCAATGCCATATACTCTGAGGCACACAAACAAGAGTAATAGATAATACTTTGGGAGTTTTAAACATATCTATCAAGTAAACACAGCTTACATTTCCTCAAATTCAGATCCTGCTCTGTAGAAGAAAGGAACACCAGCTTCTCCAGCAATGGCCTTCAAGATTGGATTAATAGTAGTATCAGACTAATTGTGTTTTAAGGGCAAAGAAAAATGACCACAGATCATATTCTGAACTTGGAATATAAGTAGTAAATTCCAGGGTAAGAGttacaaattattataatCTTGCAGATTAAGCAAGACAAACATATATAACAAGACTGAACGGACATTTTATtaatcttttatatatgtgtgcgtaTAGATCAGAGAGTTTTCACACCAAAGtcatacaaaataaaaatatttattattctaCATCCAATAACGGCCAGAGTGAAAATAAACTAGCAATTTTCAACAGAATCTCCATAAAACTACAAATGTAAAAGCAGATAATGTAGTCCAAAATATATTATGCTGACATAAATCAGTGAAAAAGCATCatattttactttgaaatGAGATTTTGAAGCTTTCTACACACCATACCTTGGCAAGAAGAGTTTTCCCTGTTCCAGGTGATCCAGTTAAAAGGATTCCCTGTAAACAAGAAGAAATAAAGtcatttaatttaactctGGAAGATACTTGCCCATTGAGGCATAATCACTTGCAGCACAACTGGGATGGAAAATTGAGATAAGTCTGATCCAAATAATAAGAAGATTGACGTCAACATTGATGTTGCTAAAAGATTCATATTCTAAAGGAAGCAATGAAATTAGTACAAGAAATAACAAAGAAGTTAAAATTCAAGCAGAATCAACTCATAGACAATGCACCAAATTATACTCTTAGTATTCTTATATAATCTAACTAAGAAAGCACTAAGCATCTTTTTAGTCTGTCAGCAGGTGCAGGCATGAATTCAATGGCCTATTTAAGGGCTATCATTAACTTTCTTATTTGAGCAACTCATAGAGGTACAAGAGCATTTGCAGCTcaataaagataaaaatacATGTTCAAGTGATAAACTAAATCACACCTTAGGCAACTTCCCTCCAAGACGTGTAAATTTTCCTGGGTTTTTGAGATACTCCACCACTTCTTCAAGCTCTTGTTTTGCATCATCACAACCTTTGACATCCTTAAAAGTTTTAACATTctacaaagaaaaagaaatctttagtcagaaaatgaaaataaagtaGTTTTATGAGAGCATCCGTGCAAAGATATGGATCAAAAAATATCTTTTGTTTCAGAGGTGAGCAGGTCAGCACATAATAAAGGTAAACTGGAATGATGCAAAGGACTTCAACTGATATCACATTGACAAATGATGAATGATACCTTCTCAGGCATGACTTCCTTATTCAACTCCTTTGGGGTGTAGGATGAACTTGAACCAACGCCTGATGCACCAATACCGCCCAAGCTTCCTATGTACTTCTGGAGTGCGGCAGCACCCATCACCCTGAAAATAAGTGGTCATTTGATAAGAATATTAAAATCACGTGCATAAACGAagaaattaagtaaaaatgtTAGAGAACGAAGGAAGCTACCACACTAGTCCAACAGCAATTGTGAACAAGATGGTTGAGATAAGCTCTTGCGCAAAACGTGATTTATTTGATACTTTAGGATCAACCTAGATGAGAATAACACAGTTCAGAATtagaattgaaagaaaagaaacagagTGTCGTACATGTAATTCCATTAAACCACAACTACCACAAGGTCCGCAACCCTGAAAATACTGCACAACTATGACACTGAGTCTTACCATGACAACATGCAAACCACAACTACCGCAAGGTCCGCAACCTGAAAATACTGCACAACTATGACACTGAGTCTTACCATAACAACATGCAGCGGTTGCTTCTCAGAGATGCCAGGGTTTAGGAAAGGCTCATCCATGTTTCCTGAGGCCCGCTGCTTCAACTCTTGTAACTACATGCGAAATAGAACAATTCACTTTGTAAATTGAGATATGGGGAAAGATTGTAGTTGTTTTCTTACTTCTGCAAGACAAAATTGTGGGAGAAAGTTGACTCTTAATGAGCCTTGAACGAGAAGAATTCTAATAACTGGTCGGTATTACATATGTAAATCAGTACAAGCATATCCTAGTTTAGAAATTTAAGCTCACACTTATGAATGTCATGCAGGCAATGCCTTACCCTGATTTTGATCTTTTGACGTTTCAGGAGTTCATGTATGGTCCTCGGTTGAAAGATGTTAGAAAGCCATTCTTCTATACATCATATAGACTGTTTGATCACTGATGTCTAAGGAAAATGGGCAACATTATAGCCCAATTTCAATTCTAGAAGACCCCTTAACTATATAATAATTCTGGATTTTAAATTCTCCCCTTTCTTTCACTATTTCGGTTTACTATGTTaatgtccttttctttttctttttttttcttttttatggcAAAGGAAACATCCTGGTATAATGGCATGTACaattttattacttattagaaaaaataacGGCATGAAAAATAGTTTACCAGGGTCGGCAGACTAGAAGTCTTTCCAGTCTGCTCATCTGGAAGATACTCAGCAATTGCATTGGTCACAACAAGAGCACGGAGATACTCTGCAACTCCTCTACTGTCCACTGTGTGATCCCTTTGTTCAAAACGCTTGATGACAGATTCTGGACTGCAGCAAGTCAACAGGAAACTATATGTAGATTTatcttaataaataattgaccAAAAAGAATACTCCAGGATGGAAAGCAGCAAAGACAACAACTCTGATTAGAAAGGAAAATTTCTGATGATGTTAACGCAAGCATTCCATCGAACAAAATGACCTGATAACACCAACAAAGATGCAACAGAAAACTTGGAATATCATACTCGAAAATTCATACAAGAACCGGCAGCTTCATTTATCATTTGCAAAAGAGACAGTAAGGACGGTTACTGCTGAAGATACACATTATGTTGCCATTCGCAGTTGAAAGAGAGACAACTAGAATTTTATTCCAGAGTAGACTTTTGTATCTGACAAATGCTTCGCAACTTCTACAGAGACGATTCGATATTGCAAAGCAAAATACGTAGACtacaataaaatttcattaactAGACTTTCCGCGGTTTAACTTGCAATATTTCATCTGAAAAATGGAGATTAGAAATTGCGACTTGAGCACCAATACATAATCCAAGTACGAATAGGagtacatttttattttaccttACACGAAAAACTTCTCGAGTAAAACTTAAACCACGCACCATCCGATTCTGATAATAGTTGCTTTTTCTCAGTTTTACCCCCCTTAAGCTCTATAGTCTCCCTCAATTCAACCCACCCACCCTCCAAGTTGAAATTAAGTTTCTATCATCCTCCTCCATAGGTATCGTCGTGATAATGAATTAAATAAGCAAAGACCAATATGGTATGTCTTTGAAATTTTGGAAGCCAGAAAATACGCCCCAAGTACTAGAGCATAGTTCAATTGGAAAACTCTAACAACCATCCCATTAAACGGAGCAGCTCGGCAACGTACTAATTGTCGAGAATCAAAGGAGAAATTAAGACGAAAGCCGGGGCCTGACCTATGCTTATTGAGCTCAGCCAACAGCGCGCTCTGCTTCGCGGCATCCTTGGGATTAGCGTCAGCCTCTGCTATAAGCCGCTCCAACCGCTTCTCTTGCCGCCAAAA is a genomic window containing:
- the LOC116203110 gene encoding abscisic acid receptor PYL8, coding for MNGNANSVVASSGNGFGSSESEFLWRHHRHEPSDNQCSSALVKHIKAPVHLVWSLVRRFDQPQKYKPFVSRCVVRGNLEIGSLREVDVKSGLPATTSTERLELLDDNEHILSIRIVGGDHRLRNYSSIISLHPEIIEGRPATLVIESFVVDVPEGNTKDETCYFVEALIRCNLKSLADVSERLAVQDRTEPIDRI
- the LOC116203109 gene encoding ATP-dependent zinc metalloprotease FTSH 11, chloroplastic/mitochondrial — its product is MTVLQASLLCKASMALISSSSSSYCLCPYSSSPWKHRYHFLPPCRSRSASLSFSSNPSTSRSPRFRSRARISPFRCTLHSDNLNLDSESATSPSEPVIDELNGEVTGSCERELGVEAEGGEVLKIEAVEGEYGELGADSGENLVESRVEDGSLVENEASKSKIPVMVFLTGVWAVLKRGYERLLAADWLSWLPFWRQEKRLERLIAEADANPKDAAKQSALLAELNKHSPESVIKRFEQRDHTVDSRGVAEYLRALVVTNAIAEYLPDEQTGKTSSLPTLLQELKQRASGNMDEPFLNPGISEKQPLHVVMVDPKVSNKSRFAQELISTILFTIAVGLVWVMGAAALQKYIGSLGGIGASGVGSSSSYTPKELNKEVMPEKNVKTFKDVKGCDDAKQELEEVVEYLKNPGKFTRLGGKLPKGILLTGSPGTGKTLLAKAIAGEAGVPFFYRAGSEFEEMFVGVGARRVRSLFQAAKKKAPCIIFIDEIDAVGSTRKQWEGHTKKTLHQLLVEMDGFEQNEGIILMGATNFPDILDPALTRPGRFDRHIVVPNPDVKGRQEILELYLQDKPLADDVDVKAIARGTPGFNGADLANLVNIAAIKAAVDGADKLASTQLEFAKDRIIMGTERKTMFISEESKKLTAYHESGHAIVAFNTDGAHPIHKATIMPRGSALGMVTQLPSSDETSVSKKQLLARLDVCMGGRVAEELIFGLDHVTTGASSDLQTATELAQYMVSNCGMSNAIGPIHIKERPSAEMQSRIDAEVVKLLRDAYDRVKALLRKHEKALHALANALLEYETLSAEEIKRILHPYREGSMSEQQEQEEEAGDLVLA